TTTTCAACTTCAACTTCTACGGTTTTATCAGGGTGGTTTGTTCTTGCTTGTTGAATTGCGGCTTCGATTCCACCGCAGGCAGCTATATGATTTTCTTTAATTAAAAACGCATCAAATAAGCCGATTCTGTGGTTAGCGCCACCACCACAGGTTACTGCGTATTTTTGAGCGCTGCGCATGCCAGGAAGGGTTTTTCGGGTATCAAGTAATTTGGTGTTGGTATGTTGCAGCTTTTGCACGTAATGGCTTACAGTTGTGGCGGTACCCGATAATGTTTGTACAAAGTTGAGCGCTGTTCGCTCACCCGTTAATAAGATGCGGGCATTGCCTGATAGTGTGCAAATGGTGTCATTTTCATTTAGCTGTTGACCATCTTCTACAAACCACTCAATTGTTATGCTGGTATTAAGTTGTGCAAATACTTCTTCTACCCATGCCTTACCTACAAAAATACATGGCTCACGTGTAATAATTTTTGCAGTTGCTTGCTCATGTTCAGGAATAAGTGAGGCGGTAATGTCGCCTTGTTCAGGAGGTAAGTTTGCTAAGTCTTCTGCTAGGGCTACTTTTACTGCTTGGCGAATGTCGCTTGCCAACATATTGCTACCTTAATTGATTGTGTTAATGATACTGCTTTAAAATAAGCTGCTTATTTGCATGGGTAAATTCTAACTGTTTTAGCGCGCTCATGCCTAATAAAATTTGCTCGCCTTCAAACCCTTTGGTGATACTTGCTTTTACGTTATTAAGCGTAATATTGCCAATTTGCAGTCGAGCTATTTCAGTTGCGTAGCCCAATGTTTGGCCGTTAGCAGTATTAACGCGATAACTCTGTCCTTTTATCAGGCCAAGGTTATTGGCAATCTTTTCAGGAATTGCTACGTGTGTTGCGCCTGTGTCTAGCATAAAAATAACGGGCTGCTGATTAATTGTACCTGGGGTTATAAAGTGCCCGTATCTATCTGCGTTTAGCGTAACGACATTGGTTGAATGGGTGCTATAACTGTTGATGTCTCGATTGGGATTAAGCTGCTGATCAATTTGATCTTCAAAAAAGAAGTACAGCATTGCCATAAGTAGTAACCATGCAATAATTGAGAAAGTTCGCCCGATTGAGGTGCTATTGGATTCAGCCATTATTATTTTACTAACCTTTTACTATACCCTTTATACTTGAAGATACCGTGTGACTGGCGGCACTGATTGACTTGTTTGCGGCCTAGCTACATCTACAACGACAATAAGCGCATACGTTCTACACTTAATTTGGATTTTAATGACAGAATATACCCTTACTTTGGTTAGGAAGACATGCTATCAGTAAATTTTTTATGAATCATTGCGCACTATCCATTATAATTGCCTGCAATTTTGGTTCTAACTTACTAAGGTATCTTCATGCGTCCAAGCAATCGTACTGCAAATCAAATCCGTCCTTTAACCTTTACTCGTAATTTTACTATGCATGCTGAAGGTTCAGTATTAGTGGAGTTTGGCAATACCAAAGTATTATGTACTGCAACGGTAGAAGATGGTGTACCTCGATTCATGAAAGGCGAAGGGCGCGGTTGGGTAACGGCTGAATATGGCATGTTACCGCGTTCAACACATACTCGTAACAATCGTGAAGCGGCACGTGGTAAGCAGTCAGGTCGTACAATGGAAATTCAACGCTTAATAGCACGTTCTTTACGAGCTGCAGTCGATTTAAAGCTATTAGGCGAGCATACTATTACTGTTGACTGCGATGTTATTCAGGCTGACGGTGGTACACGTACTGCGTCTATTTCAGGTGCATGCGTAGCATTAATAGATGCGCTTAATTTAATGCGTGCAAAAGGCAAGCTAAAAAATAATCCATTAAAAGAAATGGTAGCCGCAGTATCTGTGGGTATTTATAACGGTGAAGCCGTTGCTGACTTAGATTACGATGAAGATTCTTCAGCCGATACCGACATGAACGTGATCATGACTGAAAGCGGTAAATTGATTGAAGTGCAAGGCACAGCAGAAGCCGAACCGTTTTCTTTTGAAGAAATGAACGACATGATGGAGCTGGCTAAGCATGCGATTCGTGAAATTAATGATGCTCAGCGTCAAGCACTAGCTTAAATCGCTTTTTAACGTACACGGGAGTAGGTTAAATTATACTACTTCCTTGTACTCCTAGGTTCCGTAAAGGTTATTGAGTGTTATCCCATTTCATAACTTGCATGCTAGGTAAATCATATTAGTTATATGCAGAATACAGCTTAACTCATTACTTAGCATGTGAATAAAATAAGCCGAGTCATTCAAGATGAAACAATATAAAAAAGATTTTATAGAATTTGCACTAGAAAAACAGGTGCTGAAATTTGGTGAATTTACGCTGAAATCTGGCCGTAAAAGCCCGTACTTCTTTAATGCGGGATTATTTAATACGGGACGAGATTTAGCGCGTATCGGACGCTTTTACGCACAAGCGTTGATAGAAGCTAAATGCGAGTTT
This is a stretch of genomic DNA from Flocculibacter collagenilyticus. It encodes these proteins:
- the nadC gene encoding carboxylating nicotinate-nucleotide diphosphorylase produces the protein MLASDIRQAVKVALAEDLANLPPEQGDITASLIPEHEQATAKIITREPCIFVGKAWVEEVFAQLNTSITIEWFVEDGQQLNENDTICTLSGNARILLTGERTALNFVQTLSGTATTVSHYVQKLQHTNTKLLDTRKTLPGMRSAQKYAVTCGGGANHRIGLFDAFLIKENHIAACGGIEAAIQQARTNHPDKTVEVEVENFDELQQALDAGADIIMLDNFTIPQIQQAVEQTSGKAKLEVSGNMTFDTIADYAQTGVDFISCGALTKHVTAIDLSMRFLKA
- a CDS encoding retropepsin-like aspartic protease family protein, with protein sequence MAESNSTSIGRTFSIIAWLLLMAMLYFFFEDQIDQQLNPNRDINSYSTHSTNVVTLNADRYGHFITPGTINQQPVIFMLDTGATHVAIPEKIANNLGLIKGQSYRVNTANGQTLGYATEIARLQIGNITLNNVKASITKGFEGEQILLGMSALKQLEFTHANKQLILKQYH
- the rph gene encoding ribonuclease PH; the encoded protein is MRPSNRTANQIRPLTFTRNFTMHAEGSVLVEFGNTKVLCTATVEDGVPRFMKGEGRGWVTAEYGMLPRSTHTRNNREAARGKQSGRTMEIQRLIARSLRAAVDLKLLGEHTITVDCDVIQADGGTRTASISGACVALIDALNLMRAKGKLKNNPLKEMVAAVSVGIYNGEAVADLDYDEDSSADTDMNVIMTESGKLIEVQGTAEAEPFSFEEMNDMMELAKHAIREINDAQRQALA